A region from the Pseudopipra pipra isolate bDixPip1 chromosome 8, bDixPip1.hap1, whole genome shotgun sequence genome encodes:
- the NT5C2 gene encoding cytosolic purine 5'-nucleotidase isoform X4: MSFRSMFQDVRDAVDWVHYKGSLKEKTLENLEKYVVKDGKLPLLLSRMNEVGKVFLVTNSDYKYTDKIMTYLFDFPHGPKPGSAHRPWQSYFDLILVDARKPLFFGEGTVLRQVDTVTGKLKIGTYTGPLQHGIVYSGGSSDTVCDLLGAKGKDILYIGDHIFGDILKSKKRQGWRTFLVIPELAQELHVWTDKSALFEELQSLDIFLAELYKHLDSSSNERPDISSIQRRIKKVTHDMDMCYGMMGSLFRSGSRQTLFASQVMRYADLYAASFINLLYYPFSYLFRAAHVLMPHESTVEHTHVDINEKESPMATRNRTSVDFKDSDYKRHQLTRSISEIKPPNLFPQAPQEITHCHDEDDDEEEEEEEEEEEEEEE, from the exons ATGTCCTTCAGGAGCATGTTCCAAGATGTCAGAGATGCTGTTGACTGGGTTCATTACAAG GGATCGCTCAAGGAAAAGACCCTTGAGAATCTGGAGAAGTACGTGGTGAAAGAT GGAAAGCTGCCACTACTGCTCAGCCGCATGAATGAAGTGGGGAAGGTGTTTCTCGTCACAAACAGCGACTATAAATACACAGAC aaAATTATGACTTACTTGTTTGACTTCCCACATGGACCAAAG CCTGGGAGTGCCCATCGGCCATGGCAGTCCTACTTTGACCTGATCCTGGTGGATGCACGAAAACCCCTCTTCTTTGGGGAAGGCACCGTATTGCGGCAGGTGGACACG GTGACTGGGAAGCTGAAGATTGGTACCTACACTGGCCCACTGCAGCATGGCATCGTGTACTCAGGAG GCTCTTCAGACACAGTCTGTGACCTGCTGGGGGCCAAAGGGAAGGATATCTTGTACATTGGAGACCATATCTTTGGAGACATCCTCAAATCCAAGAAGCGCCAGGGCTGGCGGACCTTCCTGGTGATCCCTGAGCTGGCACAGGAGCTGCATGTCTGGACAGACAAAAGCG CCCTTTTTGAAGAGCTGCAGAGTCTGGACATTTTCTTGGCCGAGCTATACAA GCATCTGGACAGTAGCAGCAATGAACGCCCTGACATCAGCTCCATCCAGAGACGCATTAAG AAAGTGACCCACGACATGGATATGTGCTATGGGATGATGGGAAGCCTCTTCCGCAGCGGCTCTCGGCAGACCCTGTTTGCCAGCCAGGTGATGCGCTACGCTGACCTCTATGCAGCCTCCTTTATCAACCTCCTCTACTACCCCTTCAGCTACCTCTTCAGAGCCGCCCACGTCCTG ATGCCACATGAGTCCACAGTAGAGCACACGCACGTTGACATCAACGAGAAGGAGTCGCCGATGGCCACGCGCAATCGCACCTCAGTGGATTTTAAAGATTCTGACTACAAGCGGCACCAACTGACCCGTTCCATCAGTGAGATCAAACCGCCCAACCTCTTCCCCCAGGCACCTCAGGAAATCACACATTGCCAcgatgaagatgatgatgaggaagaggaagaggaggaagaagaggaggaagaggaagaggaataa